In Miscanthus floridulus cultivar M001 chromosome 8, ASM1932011v1, whole genome shotgun sequence, the sequence TAAAAATCTTATTTGTAGTAGTGAGTTATGACTTATGATGCTGAATAAACATCATGCTTTCATAGTAAACCAATTTAGAGACATAAATTTTCATACTATTTTGTGTAAACTTAATCAAACTTAAGAAAAATTGATTTATTAGTTGAAATCTAAAATCGCATTGCCTTTGAGACGGCCTTCTAGCGCTCTACACTTTATCTCAAATTAGTTGTCATTCTCACTAATCAATGCAATATTTCTCTTTTCCCAATATATCTCTCTTTCCTTCAATTCTTATTTCGTGTACACTACTTTTTCCACTACCCGTACCCAGAGCTAAATCATCATCTGTCATGGGACAAGGGACAAGGGATCGAGTACTCTAGTCTAGAACGAATAATCATCCATACATAATGTACGCATATATAATGTATGGCTCGCAAATTAAATaagctgctaatataaatacaggAGGCAACTAGTATAATACTAATATATAACGACGGCACGCAAATTAAATCAGTTCAAACATGATCAAAGGAAGCCTACAAGTAGTCACGGCTAGGTAGCTAAAGTACGCACGTACATGCATGTATGCCATACATACATGCGTGTGCACTGTAGCATCACACTATTCAACAACCCGTGATCCGATGAGGCGATGAGCTCGCTCGCCGCAGCTACCATCTCGAAAATGCTCCTGCTCCTCTTGCTCGATCGCCTCCACGATGCGGTGGACAGCCGCCGCGATGTCGTCCACCGACGCGGGCGCGCAGTCGTCTTCCACCTGCGCGCGCGCGGCAGCCGTCAACGCAATGCAATGCAACAAACAGAGACACACACGAGAGCAGCATTAGCTTTTGTTCTGGAAAAAAAAAGGCAAATGCTTGAAACCACGGCCTGTCCCTACACTGACTCCCGTGCTGTGTCCAGTTCATTGAAAACAATGGGACGGGAGAGTTCGGAAGGGTCGTTCCGGACAATGCAATGCGCGCGGGAACCGAGGCCGGCCGGGGAACGCAGGGGACAGGCAGCTGGGCAGCGAAACACGAAACGAAAGGGTGCCTACTACACACCTTGAGGCTGAGAGAGTAGAGCGCCATCGGGCCGGCGCTGGTGACGTTGAGGTGCAGCACGGCGAGGCGGTGGCCCTGCAGCCCGGCGACCAGGCGCAGCACCTGCCTCGGTCGCCACCGGGACAGCACCTTCAGGTTGGCATGGCTCTCCACCATGGTCACCTCAATGTCCGCCACGTCCGATGGCCTCGATCccgaagcagcagcagcggcatcGTCGCTGGCGTCCGCGTCGTCGGCACTATTCTTCTTCCCGTCGCGGTGACCTTCTGGTCGGAGTGTCGTGTtctcggtggtggcggtggcggtggaccgGGCGCCACCGGCGCTCATCGCGTACTGCGGGAAGGTGAAGAAGGCAGCCAAGGGCACCGCCGGCGCGGCGTGGAGGTCGTGGCGGGCGTGTTTCCGCGCCTCCAGGGACTGCAGCAGCTGCTCCAGCTCCTTGGCGTAGTTGATGGCGCCGCCAATTATGGACGCCTGGTCGCCCTGCAATGCGTTGCGAACCCCAGCAACAATGTGGATCGACGACGATCGGGTTAAACGAAAAAAATTATAAGCTCTAGCGACTACTACACCAAGCAGTGCCGCGGCCACCTACACTACAAGCTCCTACCCTTTGTACGTAGGACGGCGGCATGAGGGAGCGGAGCACGGCGAGGTACTCGTTCATCTGTTTGCGGCGGTTGCGCTCGACGGCGATGTGGGTCATCCGCTGGCTGTCAACCTCCTCCCTGTTCTTGACGTTCCTCGTCCTGCGCCGCTTCCGCCTCGCTGCTGCCGGCAGCGGCGACGACATCTTCGTTGCCGCTGCCGCGGCTGCTGCCACCTGctcctggtggtggtggtggtggtgggcaacAAAGTCAGTACCAGCTGCAGGTGCACCTGCATTGCCAGAGCTGCCGACCGGGCCCTCAGCCCCTTGCATCATCACGCAGGCACCTGGGCTCACGTCGTCCCTGTAGGCGGCGGCGGTGCCCCCTTCCAAGTCCATGATCATCCCCTCCATGCCCCCGCCACTCACATTTTCTGCTGGAGCCGGAGCCGGCATGGTCCAGCAGCCAAAGAGTCCTTCAGAGAACACCACTGCCTCCAGCGCCATGCATGATCGACTCAAGAAATCGATCGAGACCTCAAAAAAAGAAAAGGGGCAGGGCAGGGTCCAGGGAGGCGAGAAGGGCAGGCAGGCAGCAGTTACGGAGTACGTATTAGTTGCTAGGCAGCCAGAGTACTGGAGGAGGAAGAAAAGGCGAGGAGGCGGGATCGAGAGCGAGCTAGGCTCCTCATATGGATCGGAGCTCACGAGTAaactatacatatatatatatatatatatatatatatatatatatatatatatatatgacgttTGCGTGGTGCTTGActtggatgaaaacggtacggatattttccgaccgtattcgaaaccgaattcgtttaaaggggttgagatctgtccgtatccgagtccggatatccaacatctgataccgtatccgtatccgaatactaaaatcgcatatttatgatgtcgatatccaatcgtatcctatccgacatagttgacactatccgtattcgaatctgaatccggacgtaaatataaaaacaaatgtaatatcggtgatatccgtccgtattcgATCCGTTTTTATCCCTACTTGAGAGGAGTGAGTGGTGTGGAAGGTGGGTGTGTGTGATTATGAGTGAGGCCATGCATGATTTGGTCGGAGAGACGGAGGGAGACGACGCCACGACGGCATCGCATCGCATCGCAGACGCAGCCAGAGCAGCAGCAGGGCAGCCAGCAGACGCGCGCGGCCGGCGCGGGCATTCTGCATTTCTGTTGTGCAACAGTGTAGTACTGTAGTGTAGTGCCCATCCATCGGGAAACGCAACGGACACTACACTAGCTAGGTGCGCCTAGCTAGGCCTGCTAGCGATGCTAAAAACAAGGCGCCCCCACTAGAGTGCACAAAATACACAACCAGCACCCCACGCGCCACGCGGTAAAATGGTAAATGTAACGCTGTGATCGATGAGTCACGCCCGCGGCGCGATAACTTGTTGCATTGTTTGGATCCACGGATCTGAATCTGATGGCCGGATCGTCACTGCTCAGGTTCAGCTAGCTCGTAATCGTCGCAGGCGCGGCTGCAGCCGCGGTGTGCGGTTGCATCGGTAGCGCATGCAGGTGCCGGTGCGTGGCGCTACCGCTACCATCCCAGCAGCTAGCGTAGCGTAGCCGCATGCACTCCAATGCTGGATGACGTACTGGAGTGGATAGCCagcacacgcacacacacagcaAGCATAAGGAATCCAGCACGCATGCAATGGCCCGGCGTACCCACGCCACGTATCCGATCGATCCGTTCATCCCTGGCTAGGCGCGCATGATGAGATCGATAATCATGGTCACTGTGGCGCGCGCCGCGGTCACGGGCGCGGCGTGCATGCCTGTGCCGATGAGCGTGCGCGTCGTGCTTGTATGCATGCATGCTACCAACATTGCACGTCGTCGTCAACACACGTACGGGACGGACTGCCGGAGGCCCGGAGCTGAGCTTTTGATGCGTCTTTGcgagtatatataaatataatgcGAAGCAGCATGCCATATGTCTACATACCGATCGATCGAGCATGCTGCGTACGTGCATGGAGACTTGGCGTCATGCTAATATATGATGATAGCTTCACTGTGCCTTCTTTGCATGCATGCTCTCTGGCGCGTGTATGTGTATGCATGCATCCGTACACATCTCATCAGTCGTCCACTCCTGTGATGCACAGCGACTGGAAGCCGCATGCATACATATGCGCCTCTCAAGTCTGAATGGACATGCATGGATATGCAATTGCTTCGGAAAAAAAAACGAGTAGAAACACTGTTctaactgatttattgtgagaaaaaaatattattctaactaAAAAGATAAACTGAAAAGTAcaaattataagacaagcgaacagaacCAATAACTTCTTCCCCTCGATCTCACAATACTACTTCCCTACGAATGCGACGCGCGTGTgtgtatatagagagagagagtaggGCTTCCAATAATTACTGGAAGTCCTTACCTAAACTCAACTGGTCTGGTTCCACCACACCATCCTGCCACCAACCTGTCCAGGTCCGAAGGCGCGTGGTCCTGGTGCGGGTGTGGGGCTAGGCGGCCAGCCCTAGCCTCCCCACCGGTTAACTCCTCTGTTTCAAAATTATTTGAATCTCGTTTTTTCTCTCCCTTGGTTCTTTCACCGCACCATGAGCAGCAGCCACTGCGCCCGCTAGATGCGTGGACCCGCTCCTCCCACCGGCGGCGTCCTTGCTCCAACCTCCCTGCGTCGACGACGACGCCAGCCCGCGTTGTAGGCGTCCCTAGCACCCCTCGACTGGTGGCTGGCCCCGCGTGGCCGAGGGGCCCGGCGACGCCGGCCTCTGGCCAGTCTCACCAGACCAGCGGCGGCCGACCACCCCACCCCGTCCTCGACTGGTGGCTGGCCTCGCATGTCCGAGGGGCACGGCGATGGCGGTGCGGCCCTCCCCACGACGACGACGCGGCCACCCCGTGCGGcaagtgttagattgatctccaccaattggcccaacggccaattgggtcCTTAGATCCGTGCCCTGATTAGGGGcgcccaaccgctccatggttgaTGGGCCCTcgtcgcacagcaccataaaaaggaaggtgggggccggggcataaggcacgaggttcacctgagccgccagacaCCTCACCTACATCCTAACTTGGCCGATAGACTCAACCCAATGGCTTTTATCTCGCACATACCGCCTCTTCAAGGGGCAACTAcagggtatggcgagagaagtatgaactagcacttgcaCTGTCTGAAAATGACATAGCGTACCCGTAAGCTCTCCGTTCCACGACGTGATCCTGGGAGCGCAGGCGTACccgcttgggcagatcgacctgctcatcacatttggcgaccaagccaa encodes:
- the LOC136472619 gene encoding transcription factor bHLH94-like isoform X1, giving the protein MALEAVVFSEGLFGCWTMPAPAPAENVSGGGMEGMIMDLEGGTAAAYRDDVSPGACVMMQGAEGPVGSSGNAGAPAAGTDFVAHHHHHHQEQVAAAAAAATKMSSPLPAAARRKRRRTRNVKNREEVDSQRMTHIAVERNRRKQMNEYLAVLRSLMPPSYVQRVGACSGDQASIIGGAINYAKELEQLLQSLEARKHARHDLHAAPAVPLAAFFTFPQYAMSAGGARSTATATTENTTLRPEGHRDGKKNSADDADASDDAAAAASGSRPSDVADIEVTMVESHANLKVLSRWRPRQVLRLVAGLQGHRLAVLHLNVTSAGPMALYSLSLKVEDDCAPASVDDIAAAVHRIVEAIEQEEQEHFRDGSCGERAHRLIGSRVVE
- the LOC136472619 gene encoding transcription factor bHLH94-like isoform X2 translates to MALEAVVFSEGLFGCWTMPAPAPAENVSGGGMEGMIMDLEGGTAAAYRDDVSPGACVMMQGAEGPVGSSGNAGAPAAGTDFVAHHHHHHQEQVAAAAAAATKMSSPLPAAARRKRRRTRNVKNREEVDSQRMTHIAVERNRRKQMNEYLAVLRSLMPPSYVQRGDQASIIGGAINYAKELEQLLQSLEARKHARHDLHAAPAVPLAAFFTFPQYAMSAGGARSTATATTENTTLRPEGHRDGKKNSADDADASDDAAAAASGSRPSDVADIEVTMVESHANLKVLSRWRPRQVLRLVAGLQGHRLAVLHLNVTSAGPMALYSLSLKVEDDCAPASVDDIAAAVHRIVEAIEQEEQEHFRDGSCGERAHRLIGSRVVE